ctactttggCTAGGAGAAACagagctaggcaaggaaggaggagtggAAAACTGAACAAATGAATTTCAAATGAGTTAAAACTtttcagatccattctagaattcctaaggatcatttcttatgaatagtACAAGAGCTAATTcaaagtggaaggccttcaaacgaTCAGCacaagtttctgactaaaagacgaaaactgtaaaaccggacctgtactgATTCCAGCAACATTTACGGCCAAACCACGATGAACTaagttctgaaattttacctggatgatctacacttatggaggaacatttggtatgaagaagtcaaggGCCAATTCCGAactctcggtggagattcaattgaaggaagaaagtgcgcaaaagGACAAAAGGTCACGGTGGTCAAAGCCAGATTCCAGACATTTTCGGCCAAGTTGGTCGGCcaagaacatgtgtggaggacaggaaagagctgattagggttagagactttaggtgttAAGACTTGAGGTCtaagttattttgaaattccaaatttgaaagatgacaagtagtctcattcttacaccttaTACCTTACATCTTTGTCTCCAatttattaccttgtttccCTCCACAATGACcattctacccttactttttctcttccaccaaaatatctatgggtttTCTAGatcatttctatgtggagttaaaAACTAGATCCGCATTTCgagcttacacatttgtcaatcacatctagcccttcattccttttgatttccacccttgatttgaattacCTTAGCCTTTAAATAGCTCAttttctctccccaaaaccgtTCACCCTTTTACTCTCTCACTTTGcaacatcaaaatctctcttttctctagttctagcatagtttctctctagtttttcatAGCTAGTTCAtagttctttgattttgtgtaagtgagaggtgtgtagccacttgggtttcaccaaaaccgaagtttctacacactttgatcaatcacttctcttgtttctcactcattcaagccttgttcttaatttgttcttgagattttgtggatttgtatagtgatttgggttctggaaaccgaaatccctatactttgaagcatttctcttctcatatagcATCTAGGAGACAATAGAGACATCTTGTTCTAttggtttggctccaaaaagagTCAAACCCGTGGGTATATCACTTGTTATCCACTGtttgctctcttttatttgttatttatgatgtttatggcttgtagttgtgtaaatatgagtttgtgagtagttgaatttggggctagggccaaacttgtgcacaaaacaaagtaatctttatgttctttgatgtttatgcatgttttgaatattttgatTACTATACTTTAATGTATCCTAAGTGTGTtcatagatttatcacctagaagcatgctttaggaagttaatgaatcggaaacagaacttgataaactcttgattccgtgagcatgtgtagctaaataggtggtggcttagcttattcctacgggaagaactaagttgcttgaattcttaccttgaaattaaagcatgatgttgtgagtttaggtcccggaagaatttaggctcatggcaccataggccatttataatccggaagattggaatggtataaaggttgtgtaatttagctttgctttggaagagattgttaaaattgcatgactagtttgtttcttcttggtagcttcatcaaagcactgaggggaaatttatcaaaacatgttgttacattaaatttgggttaTATTGTGTGCATGAATAAggctaggtgtgatgcctaagccTCTTATTCTCTCTTTATATTaaaatctctatttttatttgcgTACTTTATTTTCGTGTAATTTTAATTTGTTCGCATAAATATTAAACTCAATCAAGCCGTTCACTACCATAATTTttaataccatcctcatgatctttagctCTCAAAGGGCTAAGGTAGTGACTTTCTAAAAAGATAGATTGCATATTTTTTTTAGGCTTTCTTGTGGTAATCTAGCTAGGGTGGAGTTTCccccaatcccttgggtacgatactctacactttcccttactaaaacttggaagtaaggaacatcatacacaaatttgcacgcactcatactcaatgatgtctccaacaaGTTGGTTCCATCATGCTACTCGGAAAGGTGGTTTGGGTTTTGTATTCAAGGATGAAAATGTATAATACTGGGTGGAGGTGCTTGCCTGCTGAGTTGTTTGATTTCCCCAGAACATGTCAAAATATTGGCTTGTAAAGCTGCTCTAGAATTTGTGGTGGAGCATGATTTTGGTCCAGCTATTTTGGAGACTGATGCCATGAAGGTTGAACGTCAACTCTTAACACATGATTATGCTAATACATCCTTGTTTGGCAGAATATATGATGATGTAGTGGTTCTTTTGGAGGTTCAGCATGTCATACAAGTGAATTATGTTGGTAGGAAGGGAAATACGATGACCCATATGCTGGCTAACCATGCCTACTCCCTAAGGCAGAatgtattttacttttcaactcCAGAATTTTTGCAAGCTGCAATTGCAGTTCAACTATGTAAGTATAATCTCTTCACTTTTCAATAAATGGCTAACCTCCttagattcaaaaaaaaaaaaaaaaaaaattcataaatgacacctatttggtggaaattgaagtggagAATTCAGGCAATGAATTCCTTAaattttttccacagagaaatttaaaaattCCAATATGAAATCCtcatcttcaattaaattccatcatctAGGAAATATTaaatgagaaaaaagaaaagaaaaggaaacaaaaatgggGTTTGAAGTTTGATATTATGACAAAAAGTAGGATTGAGAGTGCTCCCAAAAAAGCAGATAAAAACGTAGATGTGTTGAGAGAGTGATGCCATGTCTGATGGAGCACCCTCGCGGTGTCGTTGTCGGACGGGCTCTAGGGGACCTAGTGTCCAGAGGAGAGTGGTCCAGTCAGAGCCAGGGTGGCGGGGGGACTGTGGTGCTGTCCAAAACGGTTGGAAGACTAGATGGGGAAGGACGACGGCGGTTAGAGGCCGGGCCGGTGTCATTCGACCCAAGAACGAAGCGTGGTCGACCTAAGAGTCACCAGGAGGTTATAACTTCATGGCGGCAGCGCTGTGATTACAGGTTCTCAGATCGAATAAGTGGGATCCGATTTGCTTTAGACGGGTTATCTTCGATTTGGGGAAGGCGCCTTTATCCGGTGTTGTGGTAGGATCACGATCGCTCGGTTGTCAAATTGGTGGCGGTGGTGAAGCTGCTAGTGGTTGGAAGGTAAGGGTGGTGTAGGTGAGAGGATGGCATCGTGCTTCCTACCGACTGGAGCTTTGGCTTGGGCATGACAGTTTTTGGGCTTtggctattttttttaatagtttTATTGCTTTTTATTTTAGTTAGATGTGGCTTGATGCCAGTAATAAGTCCCTATCACTATTTGGTAGGGAGATGTGGGCTTGGGGGTATGTACAATTTGAGTGCCTTATCTGGCCTAGCAAGGTGGCGAgctatttgcttgatcaaatggacaCAACCTTCTACTGACAGGATGAAATTGATTGTCATCCATTTTTATTTCCGTGCGGTAACATAGagggaaagctgtgctatttgtaattatgcttcttcgtgatagagttatctttccggtatgttaTCGCTATATCAAAGAAAATGGAGTAgccattcgtgcactctttgctaattggtgtttgttagaatacatagttCTTGTGGAGAATcctggtattatttcaggatattctctttatgcttattgtaattttggGTTCAGGCTCTACATCCCCCctgtattctgcaatttcattaatcaaggtttgagggTAGCTGCATtagccctttaaaaaaaaaaaacgaaagaggaattaaaacaaaaagaatttaggaatttttttttggggggggggggggggggggtgcgtGTAGGGGTTTGGGACTCTTCTGGATCCAACTTTAAGTCTACCCCTGCAACCAACGGTTATTGACTCAAAAttgacaaaatttaagttaagTCTATGATTGGCTTTTAGGAATAATGAAATCCTCACATTCGTTTAAATTCTATCATTTAGGAAATGTTAGTTTTTAACAgaacattaacggaagttagtgataggtatcatttgaaatgaaatcgaaaagttcaattactgattgtgatcaaaattgaagttcaggtaccctcgataagatagaggataagttcaggtaccatttgtgataataacccttgatATTATGATAACAGAACACAAAACGAAAGAggaattacaaaaaaaaaatttaggatttttttttttttttttttttttagggggagTGGGTGTGGAGGTTCGGGACTCTCCTGGATCGAACTTTAAGTCTACCCCTGCAACCAACGGAAGGCAATCACCTGTCCCTAATACATGTGTCCCATTAACTTATCAACAACAACTCGttaactttcttttttttaagatttaacttctgtttttttttttttaaattagtaAAATGAGGAATAGCAGCAACAACCAAAATGAAAGAACACACCCATCTCCAGATCCACCTCCAGCAACACCCATCTCTGTTGTTATGTTTCTAATactgaaaacaataaaaacaaaaaggaagagGAGACGGCAGAATTTCAGGCCGTCTTCGTTGGGGGTGTTGCCGTCTCTGTCGTTGAACCGGGTCGGGTCGGGGGCAAATGTGTCGGTGCCAAATCCCCTGCTTCTCAATCTAGTCGCAAATGGTGCTACTAAGCCACGCAAGGTATTCATCTCCCTCCTTGCAACTGAACGCTGTTCAATTTCATGGTTTCTTCTCTGAGttctgataaagtaatttgaggATTTCATGGAATGTCTTCTCTGAGttctgataaagtaatttggggttcacatccaaaaccaattggtaatggatgaagtgacccaaacccttataaacccataggcaatgtcctatttttcccatgtgagatgtatatattctcaacatgcctccgcacgtgtggcgaattttcaagccatacacgtggacaacttgggtgacgtggagcccgtgtggccgttaggcatgcacacataGGAtaacccgctttgataccatgataaagtagtctggggttcacatccaaaactaactgacaatggatggagtgacccaaacccttataaatctATAGataaggtctcatttttcccatgtgtgatgtatatattctcaacaagttCATGGGTAAGAACCAACTCCTTTTGGGCTGGATTTTCTGTAACCGACTCTGCCCAGTCCACCTTTTCAGCCTTTTTCAAATATTTGCGATGTCCAGGTCAACACTCTTCAATCCCATTACGGGATTAAACTCGATTCCTTGAGCTTATTCCTAGTGGGCGTTTTGCTTCAAATCGGTCTCGTTTAGGTTTCCTTTGATGAAATATCGTTTGGGTGAGTCTTGATTCTGTTTGGATTTGCTTGATTTCTTTCAGATAAGCGTTGAAGCTGTTGTGATTGGTATGGAATTTGAGGAGATACAGTCAGTCAGGTAAGTATGTTGTTTAAAATGTATGCTGGAGCTTGATGGTTTTTAGTGACATCTTTCGGAAATTTTTGCATATGATAGGCTTTGAATTGATTAATCTTGTTGGTTTTCCCCAATATTTGCAGGGCAGACGTGTGATAGAGATAGTTTTCTATGAGATGGGTTGATGAGGGGAAATAGAGGCAAATCTTGGTTAGATTCATTGGAAGCCATGACTGAAGCTTGAATTTCTATTGAAGGTGGAACACGATGAGAGGAAACCCAGAAGCAATATGGCGTAGAGTTTTATTTTTTcgtatttttttatattaaaaagtAGTACAAGTTAACGGTGTTAAGTTTTTGTTAACGGGAAAAACACATGGCCAAATATTAGTCGTGGGACAGAATGGGGATAGGGAGTTTGGGGACAGATGATATCGTCCCCCAACCTACGGTtattgactgaaaatttgacaaaatttaagttaatCCTGTGGGAACCAGGCCATTAACAGTGCCACACCCAAACTATAATCAACACTTAGGCCAAGGAGGATTGATGTGAGCCCGATGGCTCAGCACCAACCCAGGCCATTGACGAGTAACAACTTAGAGCAAACTTTGCCGTACAATGAGCGGCTTTATTACAAATCAGACATACGTACAATCAAAGACTAGAGTCTAAACTCGGAAGCAATGTATTCATACTTTACAATTTCAAACAACATAATGCCAAAACATAGAGATCAGTTTGCCGCAATTTTACAAACTATCAGCAGTTCTTGATGTTCTGGTCATGGATTCCTGCTTCGACTTCTGTAGTCACTCTACGGCCTCATCTTCATGAACTTCACTCACTGCTCCTCCGCAGGATACAGCTGCTTTGAGAGAAAACAGAGCAAGAAAATGGTTAACTTCAAAAATTAATGATCTGACATAATTTTACAATTCAGCagtacaagaaaaaaaaaaatcttacctTGTGCCTAAATCTAGAATCAATACAAATTACGATTCCAAATGCCAATTGGAGGGAGAGAAATCTTGAAATCTAGTCGAAGATTGGTTGCTCCCTGTTTTGGAAGAATGGATGACTCGAATCTGCATCATCTCAAGGGCTGCACTATGCTTTTGAAGATTAGCGATGAATTTATCAGGCATATCAGATTCAATCAATTCTTCAAGCTGGATAAGACCAGTAATGCCCCATGGAAGTGAGTCCAAACCCTGACATCTAGATATGATTAGCTTCTTAAGCATAGGCATTGCCTGACTCTCAACTTTCATCAAATTTAGCTCATCGAATTCTTCTATTCTTAATATCATTAGTTTCTTGAACGTTTGAGCTTTGAATACCAACTTCTTCCCTGTGTAAAACTGAACCAAAGTGAGCTCCATCAGATTTGGCAAAGATTCGAGGGCCTCAAGTGAGTTGACATGAGGTTTCACTCTTGACCACTTTAAAAGAATCTTTGTTAGACTCGTAAGCTCAGGAATCCACTTAGGTACCCTTTCTAGCCTTCCTATCAAAAATAAACGTTCAAGATAGAGAGGAGCCACTAGAGGAGATTGCATGTGATCCAAATCAAGATACTCATCCTTGCTTGTTGATGCTACATCAAATGATGAAAGATTCTCCATTTTCTGAAGAGAACAACACAATTCTACTCCATCTTCTTTTCTCACATCTGTCAGCCCCAACTTTCTGAGACCTATTAGCTTTCCCAAGGCTTTTAGGATTCTTCTGTCGTTTTCCACCTTAACTAATGACAAATTTTGTATGGAAGATAGGGCTCCAAGATTGCCTGCAGAAAGAGTCACTCCTCCACTACCGGGATTATTGCATACTAATAGATGGCGCAACCTTACAAGTTTACAAATCTCTTCTGGCAAATGGGTCACCCGGGTGTATTTAAGATCCAAGGTTTCTAAGAATAACAACTTTTCTATGGACTGGGGAACTGTTTTGATCTGGGATTTCCTTAGACTTAGATACTTTAAGAGGGTGAGGCCAACAACACTAGAAGGAAATTTTTCCAAAGGTACACCTTGCAAATCTAATACCCTTAAAAATCTAGTGGTTTTAAGTACCATGGCAAACTGAGAATCAGAATTTTCCTTCTTGTGACCTTGTAAGGTACGAATAACATTCAAGTCAAGTCCAGAACTTCCCTTCTTGTAACTCTGTAATGTACGAATACCATTCAAGTCAATTCCAGAGTTTGACAGATATTTGATAATCAGATTAGGAGCAGAGAGGCGTCGAACTTTGTCAACTTCTGTTTGTCTGCACCAGATTGTTTCGGAATCAGTGACAAACTTCTGTGACATGATGAACGCACGAACAATGTTAGAAATACGACAACTCTTCACTCGTCCATCAATTCCCCAGGAGCTGGCTTGGACCAAATTGCTGTCAATGAGCTCGTTCAGATATTGTTCTGCAACCTCCTCTACTGTTAGTCCTGCTGTCGGCTCCACAAATCCTTCAGCAACCCACAAACGAAAAAGCCTCCCTCGCCGGATGTAGTAGTCTTCAGGAAATATGCCGAGGTACAAGAAGCAACTTTTGAGATGGCTTTGAAGATCTCTGTAACAAGGCTGAAAAATACGGCTAAGGACCAAAAGCTTTGGGTCAGCTGTAAAGTTTGATGTGAGGGTGTCATGTAACTCCTCCCACTCATTTTTCGTTTGTGGCTTTGTTGCTAGCACAGTACCGACAGTTGAAATTGCAAAGGGTGAGCCTTCACACTTGTTCAGGATTTTTCTACTGCACTCCTCGAGCTCGGGGGGACAAATCCCATCTTGAAAAGCCTTCTTACAGAATAGGTCATGGGCTTCTTTGAATGACAACCCAGTACTCAAATCATGGATATACTCCGAGGACTTTACAGGAAACGAAGCCACGTCAGAGTTACGAGTAATAATGATTATCTTACTCCCACACAAACCTTTTGGTAAAGAACATACAAAGAATTCCCAATCTTGTTTACTCCAAACATTGTCCAAGACGAGCAGAAACCTCTTGTGCTGCAGCAGTAGACTCAATTTCGATCTTGGATCTTGTTCTTGATGAAGATCTAGCGTTGTGGCCTCAAAATTGTTTAACATGGCAAGCAAGAGATCTTCCATTTTTAGGGACGTGACACATCGATCCAATAACGGGAATCAAAAACCCCTTGGACCATGTTGTAAAGATTCTTCACGAGAGTGGTTTTGCCGGAGCCTCCAGGACCTACAATTGAAATCGTCAGAAGTCTTGAATCTTCTTCCATCAACTGTTTGTGGAGTCTTGCTTTAGATTCTTCATAGCccaccatttcatcttcttgaatCTTTGGAGTCAAATCCAATTCTGTTCTGCCTTTCCAGATACTTGCTTTTGGGTCAAGGTCGCCCTCGAAGCTGGAGTCTTTAAAATGTAATCTTTTGACCAATTTAATCTGTTCGTTAATTTTCGAGGACAACTTAGTGCTTGCTTTGCGTAGTTGGAGGATATGAGACACGTGCTGAATCTTGTGAGATAATTTGTTGCTATGGAACAGTGGTGCAACTTCAGAATTGAACTCATCAAGAGCGTCCTCAATATCATGAGCTATATCCGAACAATCTTTGAGCATCTGGCTGTCTTCTACATTATTATCTTTTGAGTCGGCTAGATACGCTTGCAGTATCTCCAAACACCTCTTCGCACTCTTTACCTCCTCATGGACTTTACTGGGACAGTCAGATAGTTGGTAGAGGAAGAGTTTCATCTTCTCCACCGACGCCAACGACGCTGGAACAGCAACTTCAGTCATTTGTGCAGAAAGACAATTCCCGTTCCTGAAAGAAATGCATATGTATCAGAAAATTGTATACAAACAGACATGGAAAATTAACCTTTTATTTCTCTAGTATATTTCAATTGATACATGTACTGCATACAACGTCTGGTTTCCATAGAGTGGTGCCAAATTtacctttatatatatacacacctttaaaaaaaaaaaaaaaaaaaaaaaaagccaaaaacCAGATTTAACCAGAGGAATGCTCAGCACGAGAACAGTAAAAAAGTTAAGGAAAAGGAGTTCTAGCACTGTAGCAAGAAGAGAAAATACCCCAGTAGGAGCTAACAACAACATACTAGCCCCATGCAGGAGTACGACACAGACAGTAAGATTAAATCTTTGTTTGgacaaaaaagagaaaaacaaaaaaactaacaTAACTTGAGAAGAAAGTCTCATCAGAAAACCCAGCTAACCTATGAGGCGAGGAGACTGAATATTGCACTGCTGAGCAACCACCAGATTAGATGCAGAAGGATACTGCTGAGCAACCACCAGATTAGATGCAGAAGGATCAATTAATTGAGGGAAAATGTGAAGGGTTTCAACCAGCAATAGGTTACggaggttttttttgttttttccagAGGTAAGCCGGAGCGACACAGATTAAACTTCTGATACTGAGGGGATGAGATACAGATCGAACTTGTTGGTTCTTATAATGGAATATCAGATGTCACGGAATAAAGTCTACTCTCAAGAAAGTCCACTACTTCTTTGCAATTGGGCCACCATGGGCTGCGAATAAGCTATTAAGGTGACATGGGACAGATGACACATTCCCGGGCATTCaaattaatttaaaagaagCGTCAAATACCAGATGGGTCCTTAATTTACGCTCGCGTGTTTTGAACGAGCaatttatatctaaaatattcTTGTCTCTAATGGTTTTTCATGTTGCTTCTCATATTGGCTATGTTATTTACAGTGTTAAGAGTATTCGATAAGTCAATTCACGTGGCAACATGTAATTAGTTCCTTCGTCATTCTAGCTTTGGTAGTCTGTGCAGAAATTTACTGTTTTATCAGGTGCAATTTCAATCTCATCATGTCctaattagatttttttttgttagagcATGTTTAGAAatgctatatatttttttaaagtcCACTCTATGGCAAAGAAAGTCTACTCTGAAAAAAGTCCAATTCTTTGCAATTGGGACACCATGTGTTGCGAATAAGCTACTAAGGTGACATATGACACATTCCTGGGCGTtcaatttaatttaaaagaAGTGTCATATATCACATGGGTCCTTAATTTACGCTCTTATATTTTGAATGAGCAATTTATATCTGAAGGATAATCGTAAAATGAAAGTCTCTAATGATGATTTTAAAATAGAGATTTCATGAGAACTTTCAAATCAACGATTAGATAAGTGGTCCAAACTTTAGTTAAAATTttatgtaacgtcccgtatctcaatttacctgtttactagtcatttggacggtaaacgacaattactttcacttttactttgtttcgattcttttagtggccctaaaagttgactttttattcgggtcaaaatttgagaaaatattcttcGTGAAAGTTGTAggagacgttaaaccgagcactTGCATATgcggtacgtaaaaatcggagctcgtatgtgaaagttataagcgaaaatgtgaaaattactgttcatggtaagtagtatatatttgaaaaagttactgtggctggtaagtttttatttcttcttctctctccttcctcccGTGTTTTCTCCCTCTCCTCAGCActctctgcaactccggccatctccctcTTTCGGCCACCTGAGAGCGAACAACAAGCACCGGTCGACTCCTCTACTcctacccaacctccccacgGCGGCTTGGCAGGAAAATGACGCATCGGGTCCTTGAAGTTTTCACTGTAGCAGAAGTGGTCAACGtcgatattttccgattccggccgtctccggccaccaaaccgacgtcgaaggttcggtttttgccaatgatcgttttgcccctagccttgagccacgatttgcagcgtggaggaagaatcgaagagatgaatttctgggttactaTTCACCGATCGGGTTcaacttctccttaattgttgaggtacttctactcattttctgactttgtctcagttgagaaagttgttgggtctgttgagtaggtgctactaccaaagtttggtggccatcggagctggtggcggtagcggcggcgccgccactgtgggcggcggctGCAgcatgtagggcagtgttttgatTCTactttttagcccattaaattgtatatatgttgtagagcttgtatgtgaagtttggtgaattatggaggagtttggaattatttgtgaatttccgaagtttgaagttttgtgattgaattgttggaAATTCGGCCGTTGGATTTCCCTTGTTTTCGTTGTGGattatgtaaattgaggaattggtgttgtggaagtgatttgggtggaatttgagaagtaatgga
The DNA window shown above is from Rosa chinensis cultivar Old Blush unplaced genomic scaffold, RchiOBHm-V2 RchiOBHmChr0c21, whole genome shotgun sequence and carries:
- the LOC112181290 gene encoding disease resistance protein RPM1, coding for MLNNFEATTLDLHQEQDPRSKLSLLLQHKRFLLVLDNVWSKQDWEFFVCSLPKGLCGSKIIIITRNSDVASFPVKSSEYIHDLSTGLSFKEAHDLFCKKAFQDGICPPELEECSRKILNKCEGSPFAISTVGTVLATKPQTKNEWEELHDTLTSNFTADPKLLVLSRIFQPCYRDLQSHLKSCFLYLGIFPEDYYIRRGRLFRLWVAEGFVEPTAGLTVEEVAEQYLNELIDSNLVQASSWGIDGRVKSCRISNIVRAFIMSQKFVTDSETIWCRQTEVDKVRRLSAPNLIIKYLSNSGIDLNGIRTLQSYKKGSSGLDLNVIRTLQGHKKENSDSQFAMVLKTTRFLRVLDLQGVPLEKFPSSVVGLTLLKYLSLRKSQIKTVPQSIEKLLFLETLDLKYTRVTHLPEEICKLVRLRHLLVCNNPGSGGVTLSAGNLGALSSIQNLSLVKVENDRRILKALGKLIGLRKLGLTDVRKEDGVELCCSLQKMENLSSFDVASTSKDEYLDLDHMQSPLVAPLYLERLFLIGRLERVPKWIPELTSLTKILLKWSRVKPHVNSLEALESLPNLMELTLVQFYTGKKLVFKAQTFKKLMILRIEEFDELNLMKVESQAMPMLKKLIISRCQGLDSLPWGITGLIQLEELIESDMPDKFIANLQKHSAALEMMQIRVIHSSKTGSNQSSTRFQDFSPSNWHLES
- the LOC112181291 gene encoding disease resistance protein RPM1-like, coding for MTEVAVPASLASVEKMKLFLYQLSDCPSKVHEEVKSAKRCLEILQAYLADSKDNNVEDSQMLKDCSDIAHDIEDALDEFNSEVAPLFHSNKLSHKIQHVSHILQLRKASTKLSSKINEQIKLVKRLHFKDSSFEGDLDPKASIWKGRTELDLTPKIQEDEMVGYEESKARLHKQLMEEDSRLLTISIVGPGGSGKTTLVKNLYNMVQGVFDSRYWIDVSRP